From a region of the Triticum aestivum cultivar Chinese Spring chromosome 7D, IWGSC CS RefSeq v2.1, whole genome shotgun sequence genome:
- the LOC123170055 gene encoding anthranilate O-methyltransferase 1, with amino-acid sequence MKMEHDLHMTKGEEETSYFKNSRLQEKALVETKPVLQKIVMEMCVDLLHPTMTIVDLGCSSSDNTLFFVSNVFKAVSYHLEKFSGHPTELQFFLNDLPGNDFNRVFQSLQRFRNSIDMDHKGEPIPAFYIAGLPSSYYTRLLPRRSVHLVHSSYCLHWRSRLPDGLEGKKRPYPNEGNIGIGATTPPCVVKMYKEQFQKDMLLFLQLRHEELVASGQMVLTFLGRKHDDVYSASLNRLYGLLSQSVQSLVEEGLVEKEKLESFNLPVYGPSMDEVKAVVDQSQQFELTNIKLFETNWDPYDDSEGNVVHDSVQSGINVANCLRAVMEPLFTSHFGESVLDELFKKFAYNVALHLVEEKTQYSVITLSLKRR; translated from the exons ATGAAGATGGAACATGACCTCCATATGACCAAAGGAGAAGAGGAGACCAGCTACTTCAAAAACTCAAGGCTTCAG GAAAAAGCTTTGGTTGAGACTAAGCCAGTTCTCCAGAAGATTGTGATGGAAATGTGCGTGGATCTCCTCCATCCAACAATGACAATTGTTGACTTAGGCTGCTCTTCAAGTGACAACACACTCTTCTTTGTCTCCAATGTGTTCAAAGCGGTCAGCTACCACCTTGAGAAATTCAGTGGCCATCCCACCGAGCTTCAGTTCTTTCTCAACGATTTACCAGGCAACGACTTCAACCGTGTCTTCCAATCACTTCAACGATTCAGGAACTCGATTGATATGGATCACAAGGGAGAGCCAATACCTGCTTTCTACATCgctgggttgcccagctcctactATACAAGACTTTTGCCTCGCCGGAGTGTTCATCTCGTTCACTCATCATACTGCCTGCATTGGCGATCTCGG CTTCCTGATGGATTAGAGGGCAAGAAAAGACCATATCCCAATGAAGGAAACATCGGCATTGGAGCGACTACCCCACCCTGTGTGGTGAAAATGTACAAAGAGCAGTTTCAGAAGGACATGTTGTTGTTCCTCCAGCTGCGCCATGAAGAACTAGTTGCCAGTGGACAAATGGTTCTCACATTTCTTGGGAGGAAACACGATGATGTCTACAGCGCAAGTCTCAACCGTCTATATGGGTTACTTTCACAGTCTGTACAATCTCTTGTTGAGGAG GGCCTTGTGGAGAAAGAAAAGCTGGAGTCCTTTAATCTACCTGTGTATGGGCCATCGATGGATGAAGTTAAGGCAGTGGTCGACCAGAGCCAGCAGTTTGAATTAACTAACATCAAACTATTCGAGACCAATTGGGATCCTTATGACGACTCGGAGGGCAATGTTGTGCATGACAGTGTCCAGAGTGGGATTAACGTCGCAAACTGCTTGAGAGCAGTGATGGAGCCCCTGTTTACAAGCCATTTTGGAGAATCCGTGCTCGATGAGCTCTTCAAGAAGTTTGCATATAACGTCGCTTTGCACCTTGTCGAGGAGAAGACCCAGTACTCTGTCATTACTCTATCACTGAAAAGAAGATGA